From the Paenibacillus sp. FSL H8-0548 genome, one window contains:
- the argH gene encoding argininosuccinate lyase → MSKLWGGRFTKKTDQLVEEYTASIMFDKELAEEDIQGSLAHVTMLGKQGILPADDVEKIKDGLHRVLQRIKRNDIEFSIGDEDIHMNIEKTLIDDVGTVGGKLHTGRSRNDQVATDMHLWLRKRVVEFVDMLYKLQSALIDQAKANIDTIVPGYTHLQRAQPILFAHHLMAYVSMFGRDIERLQDSYKRINVLPLGAGALAGTTFPIDRHFVASQLKFDSVYENSLDAVSDRDFIVEFLADASIIMMHLSRLSEELILWSSTEFHFVELDDAFCTGSSIMPQKKNPDVPELVRGKTGRVYGDLIGLLTVLKSLPLAYNKDMQEDKEGMFDTVKTLQGALQLFAPMIATMKVNKDRMRQAVNQDFSNATDIADFLVGKGLPFRQAHEVIGKTVLYCIEQNKYLLDLTLEEFKTFSSLFDDRIYAVLQPEQVVNARNVYGGTAKTQVQDAIGRADLVLEQTAAWVTEYLERSR, encoded by the coding sequence GTGAGCAAATTATGGGGCGGACGTTTTACGAAAAAAACGGACCAATTGGTAGAGGAATATACAGCTTCGATCATGTTCGACAAGGAACTGGCTGAAGAGGATATTCAAGGTAGTCTTGCGCATGTAACGATGCTTGGCAAGCAAGGCATTCTTCCAGCTGATGACGTTGAGAAAATTAAGGATGGCTTGCATCGCGTCCTACAACGCATCAAGCGCAATGATATCGAATTCTCCATCGGAGACGAAGATATTCATATGAATATCGAGAAGACACTTATTGACGATGTTGGCACAGTAGGCGGCAAGCTGCACACTGGACGTAGCCGGAATGACCAAGTGGCGACGGATATGCATTTGTGGCTTCGCAAGCGTGTGGTTGAGTTTGTTGATATGCTCTACAAGCTCCAATCGGCGCTTATCGATCAAGCGAAAGCCAACATCGACACCATTGTACCTGGCTATACGCATTTACAACGTGCTCAGCCGATTCTATTTGCCCATCACTTGATGGCTTATGTTTCGATGTTTGGACGCGATATCGAGCGTCTACAGGACAGCTACAAGCGTATCAACGTGCTTCCGCTTGGTGCTGGCGCTTTGGCGGGAACGACATTCCCGATTGATCGCCATTTTGTGGCGAGCCAATTGAAATTCGACAGCGTGTATGAAAACAGCCTGGATGCTGTAAGCGATCGCGACTTCATTGTTGAGTTCCTTGCTGATGCTTCGATCATTATGATGCATCTATCTCGACTAAGTGAAGAACTTATATTATGGTCAAGCACAGAGTTTCATTTCGTTGAGCTGGATGATGCTTTTTGCACAGGAAGCAGCATCATGCCGCAAAAGAAAAACCCGGATGTGCCTGAGCTTGTACGCGGCAAAACCGGACGTGTTTATGGCGACCTAATAGGCTTGCTCACGGTGCTTAAATCTTTGCCGCTTGCTTACAATAAGGATATGCAGGAAGACAAGGAAGGTATGTTCGATACCGTGAAGACGCTGCAAGGCGCTCTTCAATTGTTTGCTCCGATGATTGCTACGATGAAGGTCAATAAGGACCGGATGCGTCAAGCGGTTAACCAGGATTTCTCGAATGCGACAGATATCGCTGACTTCCTCGTAGGCAAAGGCTTGCCTTTCCGCCAGGCGCATGAAGTAATCGGCAAAACGGTATTGTATTGCATCGAGCAAAACAAATATTTGCTAGATCTGACGCTGGAGGAGTTTAAAACTTTCTCCTCCTTGTTCGATGATCGTATTTATGCAGTGCTTCAACCTGAACAGGTGGTTAATGCTCGCAATGTTTACGGCGGAACAGCTAAGACGCAGGTACAGGATGCCATCGGCCGTGCCGACCTCGTGCTTGAGCAGACAGCCGCTTGGGTGACAGAGTATTTGGAGCGCAGCAGATAG
- a CDS encoding argininosuccinate synthase, producing MAKEKIVLAYSGGLDTSVILKWLKETYDAEIIAFTADIGQKDELDGLEEKALATGASKVYIDDLREEFAKDFIYPMFQAGTLYEGQYLLGTSIARPLIAKRMVDIARAEGAAYIAHGATGKGNDQVRFELTAAALAPEIGVIAPWRLEAFREEFPGRAEMIAYAEKHNIPVTASAAKPYSTDRNLLHISFESGMLEDPWFDPSSEENESMYVLSVSPENAPDKAEYVELTFAEGNCTAINGKELSPLEVMDTLNELGGKHGIGRVDMVENRFVGMKSRGVYETPGGTILFTAHRKMESLTMDREVMHLRDSLIAKYSQLVYNGFWFAPERLALQALVTESQNNVSGVVRLKLYKGNVIGAGVKSPVSLYNPDIATMEADPSQAYDQGDATGFIRLNALRLKVSSAVSNK from the coding sequence ATGGCAAAAGAAAAAATTGTACTTGCCTACTCAGGCGGCTTGGATACATCGGTTATCCTCAAATGGTTGAAAGAAACCTATGATGCTGAAATTATTGCGTTCACAGCGGATATCGGTCAAAAGGATGAACTCGATGGCTTGGAAGAAAAAGCACTGGCAACAGGCGCATCCAAAGTATATATCGATGATCTTCGTGAAGAATTTGCAAAGGACTTCATCTACCCTATGTTCCAAGCGGGAACACTGTATGAAGGCCAATATTTGCTCGGAACTTCTATTGCGCGTCCGCTAATCGCTAAGCGCATGGTGGATATTGCTCGTGCAGAAGGTGCGGCTTACATCGCGCATGGCGCAACAGGCAAAGGCAACGATCAGGTTCGTTTTGAGCTGACAGCCGCTGCTTTGGCTCCTGAAATCGGTGTAATCGCGCCTTGGCGCCTTGAAGCATTCCGTGAAGAATTCCCAGGCCGTGCAGAAATGATCGCTTATGCAGAGAAGCATAACATTCCAGTTACTGCATCAGCAGCGAAGCCATACTCGACAGACCGCAACTTGCTGCATATCAGCTTTGAGAGCGGCATGCTGGAGGATCCTTGGTTTGATCCTAGCTCCGAAGAGAACGAGAGCATGTATGTGCTCAGCGTATCTCCAGAGAATGCGCCAGATAAAGCGGAATATGTTGAGCTTACTTTCGCAGAGGGCAATTGTACGGCAATTAACGGCAAGGAGCTTAGCCCCCTTGAGGTTATGGATACGCTCAATGAGCTAGGCGGCAAGCATGGTATTGGGCGCGTCGATATGGTTGAGAATCGTTTCGTTGGTATGAAGAGCCGCGGAGTGTACGAAACACCAGGCGGAACTATTCTGTTCACTGCTCATCGCAAAATGGAATCATTAACGATGGACCGCGAGGTTATGCATCTTCGTGACTCATTGATTGCAAAATATAGCCAGCTCGTATATAACGGCTTCTGGTTTGCGCCAGAGCGTCTTGCTCTGCAAGCACTTGTGACTGAATCGCAAAATAACGTGAGCGGCGTTGTTCGCTTGAAGCTATACAAAGGTAATGTTATCGGAGCAGGTGTGAAAAGCCCAGTCAGCTTGTACAACCCTGACATTGCAACGATGGAAGCAGATCCATCTCAAGCATATGATCAAGGTGATGCGACAGGCTTCATCCGTCTGAACGCATTGCGACTGAAGGTATCCTCTGCAGTTAGCAATAAATAA
- the argF gene encoding ornithine carbamoyltransferase, translating into MQGTVKEELAQSLKGRDFLMLVDFKPEEIRYLIDLAIDLKKKKKAGEAHDVLKGKTLGMIFEKSSTRTRVSFEVGMYQLGGQGLFLSGNDLQIGRGETIWDTAQTLSRYLDGIMIRTFAHRKVVELARGATIPVINGLTDLSHPCQALADYQTILEQKGRLEGLKIAYIGDGNNMTHSLLMGAAKLGLNMSVATPEGYEPDADIIQQTKDHAAQWGTQIHICRDPKEAIADADIVYTDVWASMGQEAEQKEREVAFAAYQVNEAITKYAKKDYLFMHCLPAHRGEEVSEGVIDGDRSIIFDQAENRLHAQKAIMAAIMS; encoded by the coding sequence ATGCAAGGAACTGTAAAAGAGGAATTGGCGCAAAGCTTAAAAGGGCGCGACTTTCTAATGCTGGTTGATTTCAAGCCGGAGGAAATCCGTTACTTGATAGACCTTGCTATTGATTTGAAGAAAAAGAAAAAAGCAGGCGAAGCCCATGATGTGCTAAAAGGGAAGACGCTTGGAATGATCTTTGAAAAATCCTCAACACGTACACGTGTATCATTCGAGGTTGGTATGTATCAACTGGGTGGACAAGGACTTTTCCTTAGCGGAAATGATTTGCAGATTGGTCGCGGCGAGACGATTTGGGATACAGCCCAGACGCTTTCACGCTACCTGGATGGTATTATGATCCGGACGTTTGCACATCGTAAAGTAGTAGAGCTGGCTCGCGGAGCGACGATTCCTGTTATTAATGGTTTAACGGATCTATCACATCCCTGCCAAGCACTTGCTGATTACCAAACGATCCTTGAGCAAAAGGGTCGTCTAGAAGGCCTGAAAATTGCATATATCGGCGACGGCAACAACATGACGCATTCCTTGCTAATGGGCGCAGCTAAGCTTGGTCTCAATATGTCAGTAGCGACACCTGAAGGCTACGAGCCTGACGCGGATATCATTCAACAAACGAAGGACCATGCCGCACAGTGGGGTACACAAATCCATATTTGCCGCGATCCAAAAGAAGCGATAGCTGATGCTGACATCGTATATACGGACGTATGGGCGAGCATGGGGCAGGAAGCAGAGCAGAAGGAACGCGAGGTAGCATTTGCTGCTTATCAAGTAAACGAAGCGATTACGAAATATGCGAAAAAGGATTATCTCTTCATGCACTGCTTGCCAGCACATCGTGGCGAAGAAGTGAGCGAGGGAGTAATCGACGGCGATCGTTCGATTATTTTTGATCAAGCGGAGAACCGTCTTCATGCACAAAAAGCGATTATGGCTGCAATCATGTCCTAA
- a CDS encoding acetylornithine transaminase yields the protein MSETKTAVGADESLFPTYARYPMALVKGEGSWLWDDKGNKYLDFMSGIAVTNLGHAPKQIKAALIKQLDELWHVSNLFHIPNQAEAGKLITDNSCADAVFFCNSGAEANEAAIKLARRYNQKVLNNGRFEIITFDQSFHGRTLATLTATGQAKVKEGFAPLPGGFKTIPLNDLAALEAAVSDQTAAVMLEMVQAEGGIYPVDPEYLKALVALCEKQGILVIVDEIQTGMGRTGKLFAYEHYGIEPDIFTMAKGLGSGFPVGAMAAKEKLREGFSAGSHGSTFGGTPIATAVVKATLETIVGEGLSERAAQKGNYLISQLREKLAGNAFVHEVRGLGLLVGIECAEPIAEILNKAQERGLIAISAGPNVIRLLPNLLVTDEEIDTAVAILVELLEEKRSAI from the coding sequence ATGAGTGAAACAAAAACAGCAGTTGGTGCTGACGAATCTCTGTTTCCTACATATGCAAGATATCCAATGGCATTGGTTAAGGGTGAGGGAAGCTGGCTATGGGACGACAAGGGGAACAAATACCTTGATTTTATGAGCGGGATTGCCGTTACAAATCTTGGGCATGCGCCGAAGCAAATCAAAGCAGCACTCATTAAACAGCTTGATGAGCTGTGGCATGTTTCCAATCTATTTCATATTCCAAACCAAGCAGAGGCAGGCAAGCTGATTACTGACAATAGCTGTGCGGATGCTGTTTTTTTCTGCAACTCGGGCGCTGAAGCGAACGAAGCAGCTATTAAGCTGGCGCGTCGCTATAATCAGAAGGTGCTGAACAATGGTCGTTTTGAAATTATAACCTTCGACCAATCGTTCCACGGACGCACCCTTGCAACGCTTACTGCAACAGGTCAAGCGAAGGTTAAGGAAGGTTTTGCTCCTCTGCCGGGAGGCTTCAAAACCATTCCATTAAATGATCTGGCTGCGCTTGAAGCCGCTGTTTCGGATCAGACCGCAGCAGTAATGCTGGAGATGGTGCAGGCGGAGGGCGGAATTTATCCTGTTGATCCTGAATACTTGAAGGCGCTTGTTGCTTTATGCGAGAAGCAAGGCATTCTAGTTATTGTAGATGAGATTCAAACCGGAATGGGACGCACGGGCAAGCTGTTCGCGTATGAGCATTACGGTATTGAGCCAGATATTTTCACAATGGCCAAAGGGCTTGGCAGCGGCTTCCCTGTTGGTGCAATGGCAGCAAAAGAGAAGCTTCGCGAAGGTTTTAGTGCAGGTAGCCATGGCTCAACCTTCGGAGGAACGCCGATAGCAACTGCGGTTGTCAAAGCAACCTTAGAGACTATTGTAGGTGAAGGGTTATCTGAGCGCGCAGCGCAAAAAGGAAATTATTTGATTTCACAGCTTCGCGAGAAGCTTGCTGGAAATGCTTTTGTCCATGAGGTTCGCGGACTTGGCTTGCTTGTTGGTATCGAATGTGCGGAGCCCATTGCGGAAATTCTGAATAAGGCGCAGGAGCGCGGTCTAATTGCGATATCGGCAGGGCCGAATGTTATTCGTCTTTTGCCAAATTTACTTGTTACTGATGAAGAAATTGACACTGCTGTTGCGATTCTGGTAGAACTATTGGAAGAGAAACGGTCGGCCATTTAA
- the argB gene encoding acetylglutamate kinase, translated as MKCGGSTLAALPNSFFDELRELQLSGTFPVIVHGGGPAISETLGKLGIETGFVNGLRITSDAVLDVVEMVLAGRINKEIVRKIQINGAKSLGLSGVDGMLIQAQPVVNAAEIGFVGDVTDVNAAIIEGIMDMGYIPVIAPIGIDGKGQRYNINADTAAGAVASHLGVERMIVVTDVPGILKTVDGQKQVLPVVTVAEIEAMIESGEIYGGMIPKVRAAIQCIQGRVREVVIVSGEEPGVLTRAVREGGVGTRIVQTNEGRV; from the coding sequence ATGAAATGCGGAGGCAGCACACTAGCGGCGCTTCCAAATAGCTTTTTTGATGAGCTAAGAGAGCTGCAGCTCTCTGGAACTTTTCCGGTCATCGTGCATGGAGGCGGTCCTGCAATATCAGAAACACTCGGAAAGCTTGGCATTGAGACGGGCTTTGTTAATGGTCTGCGTATAACGAGTGATGCGGTCCTTGATGTCGTTGAGATGGTGCTTGCAGGCCGGATCAACAAAGAGATTGTTCGCAAAATCCAGATCAATGGCGCAAAGTCGCTGGGATTGTCCGGGGTAGACGGGATGCTCATTCAAGCACAGCCTGTTGTGAATGCAGCAGAGATCGGCTTTGTTGGAGATGTCACGGACGTTAACGCTGCGATCATTGAAGGGATCATGGACATGGGCTATATTCCGGTCATTGCCCCCATCGGTATCGATGGAAAAGGCCAGCGCTACAATATTAATGCAGATACGGCAGCAGGAGCGGTTGCGTCTCATTTGGGCGTGGAGCGTATGATTGTTGTGACGGATGTTCCAGGCATACTGAAAACAGTGGATGGACAGAAGCAGGTGCTCCCAGTGGTCACTGTAGCTGAGATTGAAGCGATGATCGAGAGCGGTGAAATTTACGGCGGCATGATTCCGAAAGTACGAGCAGCGATTCAGTGCATACAAGGACGTGTTCGTGAGGTAGTTATAGTAAGCGGCGAGGAGCCTGGTGTGCTAACGAGAGCTGTTCGCGAGGGCGGCGTTGGTACGCGTATTGTACAGACGAATGAAGGGCGGGTGTAA
- the argJ gene encoding bifunctional ornithine acetyltransferase/N-acetylglutamate synthase has protein sequence MGQDNSAALFSVVADGSITTPQGFKAGGLHCGLKKTTRYDLGAIVCEVPAAAAGVYTTNAFQAAPLQVTRDSIGSDGLLRAVIVNSGNANACTGKQGEADAYEMGARFAELIGVSADQVAVASTGVIGENLKMDKVRTGIDGLPAKLDGNREGAEDFCQAILTTDLVQKMVCVELELDGKKVSVAGAAKGSGMIHPNMATMLGFVTTDAAIGSEALQQLLRQSTDLTFNMITVDGDTSTNDMLVAMASGLAGNKELNEAHEGWNAFAAAIRHVCEVLAKAIARDGEGATKLVEVQVNGAISDDSAQAIAKTVIGSSLVKSAVFGADANWGRIIAAVGRAGQPVNPETVDIRLGDILTLEQSRPIAFDEEAALDYLKGDTVVIRVDLHHGEGQATAWGCDLTYDYVRINAAYRT, from the coding sequence ATGGGACAGGACAATTCAGCAGCGTTGTTCTCGGTCGTCGCGGACGGCTCGATAACAACGCCACAAGGCTTTAAAGCAGGTGGACTCCACTGCGGTCTCAAAAAAACAACGCGTTACGATTTAGGGGCAATCGTATGCGAGGTTCCAGCTGCGGCAGCTGGTGTGTATACAACGAATGCATTTCAAGCTGCTCCGCTTCAGGTGACGCGTGATAGCATCGGCTCAGACGGTTTGCTTCGTGCCGTAATCGTTAACAGCGGCAACGCGAATGCCTGCACAGGCAAGCAAGGTGAAGCTGACGCTTATGAAATGGGCGCAAGGTTCGCTGAATTAATTGGCGTATCTGCTGACCAAGTAGCGGTTGCATCTACAGGTGTAATTGGCGAGAACCTGAAAATGGATAAAGTACGGACAGGCATTGATGGACTACCGGCAAAGCTGGATGGAAATCGTGAAGGCGCAGAGGATTTTTGCCAAGCGATCCTAACGACAGATTTGGTTCAGAAAATGGTATGCGTCGAGCTTGAGCTCGATGGCAAAAAAGTTTCTGTGGCTGGTGCCGCGAAGGGCTCAGGCATGATTCATCCCAATATGGCGACGATGCTTGGCTTCGTAACGACAGATGCTGCTATTGGCAGTGAAGCACTTCAACAGCTGCTTCGACAATCGACGGATTTAACGTTCAATATGATTACAGTTGATGGAGATACGAGCACGAACGACATGCTTGTAGCTATGGCGAGCGGGCTTGCTGGCAATAAGGAGCTGAACGAGGCACACGAGGGCTGGAATGCGTTTGCTGCTGCAATTCGTCATGTATGCGAGGTACTGGCGAAAGCAATTGCTCGTGATGGCGAGGGAGCTACGAAGCTCGTTGAGGTACAGGTAAATGGTGCAATAAGCGATGATTCGGCGCAAGCCATTGCGAAGACGGTTATTGGATCATCGCTCGTGAAGTCTGCTGTATTCGGAGCAGATGCGAACTGGGGTCGGATTATCGCGGCGGTAGGCCGTGCAGGTCAGCCGGTTAATCCAGAGACGGTCGACATTCGACTTGGTGATATTTTGACATTGGAGCAATCCCGTCCTATCGCTTTCGACGAAGAAGCTGCCCTGGATTATTTGAAGGGCGATACCGTAGTTATTCGTGTTGATCTTCACCATGGCGAAGGGCAGGCAACAGCTTGGGGCTGTGATTTGACCTATGACTATGTTCGTATCAATGCGGCCTATCGGACTTAA
- the argC gene encoding N-acetyl-gamma-glutamyl-phosphate reductase — MSIKVKIAIIGSTGYGGVELIRLLASHPLAEVTSVISSSSAGTSISEGYPHLIGIREELLDDVEPASIKEKADVVFLATPAGVASKLVPTLLEAGLKVIDLSGDFRLKSPALYEKWYKKPAADDAYLKQAVFGLAEIYGDQVQDAPFISNPGCYPTATLLGLIPAVKEGWIDPSTIIIDAKSGVSGAGRGASLGTHYSELNENLRAYKLNQHQHIPEIEMVLSDAANKPVVTTFTTHLVPMTRGIMSTMYATVQGERSTNDFIELYRTYYEGRKFVRIRPEGGWPSTKEVWGSNYCDIGFAVDERTGRVTIVSVIDNLVKGAAGQAIQNLNLMMGWDETLGLQFVPVYP, encoded by the coding sequence ATGAGCATAAAGGTGAAAATAGCAATAATCGGTTCAACCGGATATGGCGGTGTAGAGCTCATTCGATTGCTCGCATCTCATCCGCTGGCAGAGGTGACCTCGGTCATTTCCTCCTCCAGTGCAGGTACTTCTATTTCGGAGGGCTATCCGCATTTAATCGGTATCCGCGAAGAGCTACTTGACGATGTAGAACCTGCTTCCATTAAAGAGAAGGCGGATGTTGTGTTCCTTGCAACGCCTGCTGGCGTTGCATCGAAGCTCGTTCCAACGCTGCTTGAGGCTGGCTTGAAGGTAATTGATTTGTCAGGGGATTTCCGTTTGAAATCACCTGCCTTATATGAAAAATGGTATAAAAAGCCGGCCGCGGATGATGCTTATCTAAAGCAAGCCGTATTTGGTCTGGCTGAAATATATGGCGATCAAGTGCAGGATGCACCTTTCATTTCCAACCCGGGCTGTTACCCGACAGCGACACTGCTCGGTTTAATTCCAGCAGTGAAGGAAGGCTGGATTGATCCGTCTACAATAATTATTGACGCAAAATCCGGCGTTTCCGGAGCGGGGCGCGGAGCTTCATTGGGTACCCATTATTCAGAGCTAAATGAAAATTTAAGAGCTTATAAGCTGAATCAGCACCAACATATTCCAGAAATCGAAATGGTATTGTCAGATGCGGCTAATAAGCCCGTCGTGACAACCTTTACGACTCACCTCGTACCGATGACAAGGGGAATTATGTCCACCATGTACGCTACGGTTCAAGGCGAGCGGAGCACGAACGATTTTATAGAGCTATATCGTACTTATTATGAAGGGCGTAAATTTGTACGGATTCGTCCAGAAGGTGGGTGGCCGTCTACGAAGGAAGTATGGGGCTCTAATTATTGTGATATCGGCTTTGCGGTTGATGAACGTACAGGTCGTGTAACGATCGTATCCGTTATTGATAATCTTGTTAAAGGTGCGGCTGGTCAAGCGATCCAAAACTTGAATCTAATGATGGGCTGGGACGAGACGCTTGGACTGCAGTTTGTTCCTGTTTATCCGTAA
- a CDS encoding YitT family protein has protein sequence MNEGTVKRRKGGRTLSPRAQSVWSIVQLLIGSMIVAISFNMFMVPNGIASGGVSGVSILVQRMAGITPALTQWAINIPLFIVGLWLLGKRFGLKTALGSVILPLFVLLTNGWPSPTDNPLLAAIYGGIGVGLGLGLVFRGGASTGGLDLAAQILHRYTGLPLSLAIVCFDGCVIIAAGIIISPEVALYALIGLFVTSKTIDFVQSGLQLSKVAFIISEESESVAEAILHDLDRGLTRLDGHGGYTGAGRTVLMVVVGQNEVPKLKQLVRAIDPGAFVIISNTAEVLGQGFKLDS, from the coding sequence ATGAATGAGGGGACAGTAAAACGTAGAAAAGGCGGGCGTACCTTAAGTCCAAGAGCTCAGTCGGTTTGGAGTATTGTCCAGCTCCTGATTGGTTCAATGATTGTGGCTATTAGCTTTAATATGTTTATGGTGCCTAATGGCATCGCGTCTGGCGGTGTTTCGGGGGTATCGATTCTGGTGCAAAGAATGGCAGGAATTACTCCGGCGCTCACGCAATGGGCGATTAATATTCCGTTGTTTATTGTAGGCCTTTGGCTGCTTGGCAAACGGTTTGGTCTCAAAACAGCGCTTGGCTCAGTCATACTGCCGTTGTTTGTTCTACTGACGAATGGCTGGCCATCCCCTACGGATAATCCTTTGCTTGCGGCCATATATGGCGGCATCGGAGTAGGTCTTGGATTAGGACTCGTTTTTCGTGGTGGGGCATCGACAGGCGGGCTGGATTTAGCTGCGCAAATTTTACATCGTTATACAGGGCTTCCGCTTAGTCTAGCGATCGTTTGCTTTGATGGGTGTGTGATCATTGCAGCAGGGATCATCATATCGCCTGAGGTCGCGCTCTATGCTTTGATTGGCTTGTTCGTGACGAGCAAAACGATTGATTTTGTCCAAAGCGGTCTGCAGCTCTCTAAGGTCGCCTTTATTATTAGCGAAGAATCGGAGTCGGTAGCCGAAGCCATCCTTCACGATCTGGATCGGGGTTTGACTCGGCTGGATGGCCACGGGGGGTACACAGGTGCTGGGCGAACGGTACTAATGGTAGTCGTTGGGCAAAATGAGGTGCCGAAGCTTAAGCAGCTTGTCCGGGCGATTGATCCGGGTGCTTTCGTTATTATAAGTAATACGGCTGAGGTACTGGGGCAAGGCTTCAAGCTGGATAGCTGA
- the prfB gene encoding peptide chain release factor 2 (programmed frameshift) produces the protein MIDITVKQDLREMAKRLQELRGSLDLDIKQEIIANFEEKMTFPDFWDDNEKAQSVISEMNAVKSVVDHYDGLNNEQEELQMMLELAEEESDESLEADVVSGVEKLMKKISDFELQLLLNQPYDKLNAILELHPGAGGTESQDWGLMLYRMYTRWAEKSGFKVELLDYLPGDEAGIKSVTILVKGFNAYGYLKAEKGVHRLVRISPFDSAGRRHTSFASCDVVPEIDDSIEIEIRPEDLKVDTYRASGAGGQHVNKTESAIRITHIPSGIIVACQQERSQIQNREKAMKTLRSKLYERKIEEQIKHLAEIRGDQSEIAWGSQIRSYVFHPYSMVKDHRTSVETGNVGAVMDGDIDAFIDGYLRHQIRHE, from the exons ATGATAGACATAACGGTTAAACAAGACCTGCGTGAAATGGCTAAGCGTCTCCAAGAGCTCAGGGGGTCTCTT GACTTAGATATTAAGCAAGAGATTATTGCGAATTTCGAAGAAAAAATGACGTTTCCTGATTTTTGGGATGACAATGAGAAAGCGCAAAGCGTAATTTCCGAGATGAATGCAGTGAAGTCCGTCGTAGATCATTATGATGGGCTGAATAACGAGCAGGAAGAGCTGCAGATGATGCTGGAGCTAGCCGAAGAGGAGAGCGATGAGTCGCTTGAAGCAGACGTCGTGAGCGGCGTTGAGAAGCTTATGAAGAAGATAAGCGACTTTGAGCTTCAATTGCTGCTCAATCAGCCTTACGATAAGCTCAATGCGATTCTAGAGCTGCATCCTGGCGCTGGCGGTACCGAGTCGCAGGACTGGGGGCTAATGCTCTACAGAATGTACACGCGCTGGGCGGAGAAGAGCGGCTTCAAGGTAGAACTGCTTGATTATTTGCCTGGCGATGAGGCCGGTATCAAGAGTGTCACCATTCTCGTTAAGGGCTTCAACGCTTATGGCTATCTGAAGGCTGAGAAAGGCGTGCACAGGCTTGTCCGCATTTCTCCGTTTGATTCTGCGGGCCGCAGGCATACATCCTTCGCTTCTTGTGATGTTGTACCGGAAATCGATGATAGTATTGAAATTGAGATTCGACCAGAGGATTTGAAGGTGGATACGTACAGAGCAAGCGGCGCGGGCGGTCAGCACGTCAATAAGACGGAGTCAGCGATCCGAATTACACATATTCCATCGGGCATTATTGTAGCTTGCCAGCAGGAGCGCTCACAAATCCAAAACCGGGAAAAGGCAATGAAAACGCTACGGTCCAAGCTTTATGAACGGAAGATTGAAGAGCAAATCAAGCACCTAGCGGAAATTCGAGGAGACCAATCGGAGATCGCTTGGGGCAGTCAAATACGTTCTTACGTCTTTCACCCTTACAGCATGGTGAAGGATCACCGTACATCGGTGGAGACAGGTAACGTAGGTGCAGTTATGGATGGAGATATCGACGCGTTTATTGATGGCTATTTGCGCCATCAGATTCGTCATGAATAA